The Oncorhynchus mykiss isolate Arlee chromosome 10, USDA_OmykA_1.1, whole genome shotgun sequence nucleotide sequence atgctgtaatgtatagagatactgatatagatctagaaacaggacatgctgtaatgtagagatactgaaatagttctagaaacaggacatgctgtaatgtatatagatactgatatagatctagaaacaggacatgttattatacctttattccatactgtaatatatatagatactgatatagatctagaaacaggacatgttgtaatatatagagatactgatatagatctagaaacaggacatgttgtaatgtatagagatactgaaatagttctagaaacaggacatgttattataCCTTTATTCCATACTGTAatatatagagatactgatatagatctagaaacaggacatgctgTAATGtttagagatactgatatagatctagaaacaggacatgttgtaatgtagagagatactgatatagatctagaatcaggacatgctgtaatgtatagagatactgatatagatctagaaacaggacatgctgtaatgtatagagatactgaaatagttctagaaacaggacatgttattatacctttattccatgctgtaatgtagagatactgatatagatctagaaacaggacatgttgtaatgtagagagatactgatatagatctagaaacaggacatgctgtaatgtatagagatactgatatagatctagaaacaggacatgttattataCCTTTATTCCATACTGTAatatatagagatactgatatagatctagaaacaggacatgttattgtacctttattccatacTGTAatatatagagatactgatatagatctagaaacaggacatgttgtaatgtagagagatactgatatagatctagaaacaggacatgttgtaatgtagagagatactgatatagatctagaaacaggacatgttgtaatgtatagagatactgatatagatctagaaacaggacatgctgtaatgtatagagatactgatatagatctagaaacaggacatgttgtaatgtatagagatactgaaatagttctagaaacaggacatgttattatacctttattccatgctgtaatgtagagagctatatcagtatctctatcaCAATAAAAACAGTTAGCTGACATGTTCTCCATTGAATTGCAGTAAAATGGCTGCTTCCACATTTAACCAAACATAACTTACCATACGATATCTGATCTCATAACAGCCCCCTTAGGAGTTAACAAGGTCAATGGATTCACAGCTCAAACTGTATCTGAATTCACATGTTTGCTTCCATTTCTGTGAGTCACTGTGTCACAGAGATGGTCTGCCTCTGCTTGCTTTAACTTCATCCAAAGTTCAGTGTAAAACACCTGTTAGTCTGCTTTTCTGCTACATGTTGAAGATGATTTGTAATCATGGATATCTTTTCATTTCTATCTACAGGATCCTGTCTCATGGAGCTGTTGTCAAAGACTGGACTAGAAGATCATTATGAAAACAAGCTGACGTTAAGTACTGTCCTTGAGATAAATGCTGATACTACATCAGATGAACCTCTTACCACTATGCAGTCACTTCCAGGGGCCTTCCTGAAGAAGTTAATGATGGCAAATGTGAATGCTAGGAGTGTCAAATGTCTGATCACTGACCAGGAGGCTTCCTATGATGATGTAGACAACCTGGACACTGACTCTGATACTAGTGATGTCATTAATCCACTGGACCTGATCACAGCCCTGTTTCTGTGTTCAGATGGTTTCCTGCAGCAGGAGATGGTCCAGAAAATGTCCATGTGTCAGTTTGCTGTTCCTCTGCTGCTGCCCAACTGTGACACAGAACAAATCACTTTGATGCTGTGGGCCTTGAGGGACATAGTGAAGAAGTTTAGATCCTCTTCCCAAACATCCACAAAGGCTTTTGTGGAGGACAGACTTGTTGTCTCTGATATTCCTATGGTGTCCTTTGTTAGGATAGGAGAGAGTAGCTTGTCCAAGTCTCATATTTTGAACAAGTTGTTTAGTAACCCTCAACAGTACCATGACACTTTTGTTCATCATGATATGGAATGTGGAGATGTCCCTTTGCAAATCTCAGATGGTCTGGTTGAAATAAGCTGGTACTTTCCCTGTGGGAACAAAAACACAGACATGTTCACCAAGCCTGTGGTGGTGGCCAATCtcagaggagacatcaggtcctTTGAAACACAGTTCTCCTTTCTGTGTCAAACATCAGCTGCAGTTTACATTTTCACTGATGATTTCGAGGCCGATCTCAAGGTTTTGGAAGGAAAAATCACAAAAGCAGAGTTATTTCTGGTTGTCAACTCTCAGAATAAAACATTCAGGGTGGACACATTGAAGAAAATAATCACAAACTACAGTATCAACCCAACAAATGTGAttgtgaagaagaagaaaaatgatGTACAATTAGTCAAAACCCTGCAGTCCTCTGTGGGTGACATCATTGAAAAAAGTAAAAACAGATTGACAATTGAAAACATGGTTGACGAGGCTCATCAGTTTGGGATTCTGGTTGATGAAGACAGGGATGAGTGTCAAAGTGCCAGGAAGACAGCAGATGACATCACCAGGAACATCACAGACACAATGAAATTCAAACATGAACAACTACCCTTACAAGGAACAATCTGGAAAGAGCTTTCCCagttggagaaagagagatgtagactGAGAAAAGCAGGGGATAAAGACATTGAACACTACAAGAGCTCTCtgaagaaaaaggaggaagagctGAGAGAGAAGCAAAATAAATGTGACATGTCAGATGCAATGGCAAGCTTCATTTTAGGATTGTCAGGTTCAGGAGCTGACCGTTCCTATTTCCTCAAATGGATGCGGATAAATCTGGACAATCTGTCACGGCAGAACCTGTCTGCTTTGCGGGACCGGTACAAAGATCTTTGCCAAAATTCTCCCGAGAAAAAATACCAAATTAAAGATTTGGATAAGCAATTATCTGACTGTTCCTTGGGACTTGAACACTTCCTGCGTGAGTTGGGCCAGTTATATGAGGCTTCCTGCTCCCTTCCTGAAGACAGCCCTCAAAGGAAACGGATGGAGCATCTCCCTGGATTGTGTGCTCAGATGCTGTTGGATGGTTTCCCCATTGAGCTTGTGGATGGAGATGCATCAAATATCCCTCTGACATGGATATCAGCTGTTCTGACTCAGCTTCATACTCTTGTGGACTCTAACAGCAAGATCCGGGTTGTGACAGTTTTAGGGGTCCAAAGCACTGGGAAGTCCACTCTCCTCAACACCATGTTTGGGGTCCAGTTTGCTGTCAGCAGTGGAAGGTGCACCAGAGGGGCCTTCATGCTGCTGATTAAAGTCAACAAAGAACTCAAGGAGGAGCTGAAATGTGACTTCATCATGGTCATTGACACGGAGGGGTTGAAATCACCAGAGTTGGCTCAACTAGATGATAGTCATGAACATGACAATGAACTGGCAACGCTGGTGATAGGACTCAGTGATGTCACTATCATCAACATCGCCATGGAGAACTCCACAGAGATGAAAGACATTCTACAGATTGTTGTTCATGCTTTTATCAGGATGAAGGAAGTGGGGAAGAAGCCGATATGTCATTTTGTGCACCAGAATGTGTCAGACATGTCTGCTCATGACAACAACATGAGGGACAGAAAGAAGTTGCTGGAACAGTTGAATGAAATGACCCAGGCAGCAGCCAGAATGGAGAAGAAGGAGAATATCACCAAGTTCACTGATGTGATGGAGTATGATCCAGACACAAGCAGCTGCTACATCCCAGGACTCTGGCATGGGACTCCCCCTATGGCTCCAGTCAATGTTGGATACAGTGAGGCTGTGTATGATTTAAAAAAGAGCTTGATGCAAGACTTAATCAAATGCCAGAGTAATGATGACATGACACATTTCTTGAAGTGGACACAAAGCTTGTGGGAGGCAGTGAAGTTTGAGAAATTCATCTTCAGTTTCAGAAACAGCTTGGTTGCAGTTGCATACTCCAGATTATGCTCTGAATACAGTGGTTGGGAATGGGCCTTCCAGAAAAATATGTATTCCTGGATGGTGGGTGCTGAAACTAAAATATCCAATATTATCATGACAGATCAACATCCCCAGAGGTCCATAAGAGATGTGCTACAAGACTTGATGATAGAAGCATCTATGAAGATGTCATTGGGAGAAAAGGAAATTCAAGACAATCTAGTGAAATACTTTGAAAAGCAAGATGGCCATGTCAATCTGGTGGAAAAATACAAGGAGGACTTTATGTCCAGTGCCAAAACACTGAGacgagagacagaaaacacagtgAAGAACAAACTGCAAGGAGCTGTTGAGATCAAAGAGGGGATGACAGAACTGAACAAAATCAAGAGTTCTCAGACAAGTACAATGGAAAAGAAGGTTCTGACTCTGCTACAGAACTGTAAAAAGAAAGAATCTGTTCTATCAGATGCGGCCCTCAGTGAAGAGTTTGAAAACATGTGGAAGGAAACTCTGTCTGAGATATACTTCAAAGGACTCCCTAGAAGAGATGTGGCTCAAGATGCCTTCCTTATGTTAAATGGTAATCTGTCAACAAGGGGTGGGCATGTCAATAGTATGTTGGTTAGAAACAACCTGGTGGATTGTGGTAAAAGAGAATTTTCTGTGGAATCTGAGGGTTTAGGGAAGATATTTGGGGGCTTAGTTAAGCACTGGGACACCAACCATTACAGGAAGAAACTACTAGAGTTGTGTGATGACATCATAACACAGTGTCAGTTGTTTATAACCCAGAAGGTGGAAAGCAAAACAGATTACCATGATACTTACATCAAAGAGCTGCTGAACAAGATTGATGTTACATTACAACAACACAAGAATGTTAAAATCAGTGAGGAATGTGAGGTTTCTCTGAAGCTACACATCTGTGGCAGAGCAGCCATAGAGTTTCAGAAGATGCATGATGATTTTATTGAAGTCAATGACCCAAGGAAGTGTCTGGAACAGTCTAAGAGCAAGTACCTTACTGAGTTCAGAGACTTGTTTCATAACCGAGACCAGTGCCTTTAAGAAAGCTGAGGACTTCACAAAGCTCTGTCTACAGCCAGCTGTACAGGACTATGTGACCAAAATGATTGGTCCTGATGTGGTTGATGAAGTGAAGACAGGTGAAGGGTCAGAGGATTACAGCACCCGAGGGGCTTTCAAGTTCTCCATTTTAAAACAACTCCTGACAGATGGAGAATATGAGAAATGTAAAGGGAACATGATCTCCCAGAGGACTGGAAGGCATTAACAACTCATGATGTAATGAAGAGCTTGAAAGAGCATTTCAACATGAAATAAAGTGGAGTTCTACTGTATATAATTACTCTTGTTCACCAACATGTTACCATATAACTGAACATTCAAAGACTTGACAACCAGAAATAACTCTCATGACATGTCACAGATTCAAACTGTAAGGAGCCAGTCGCCCAGACTTGTTGAAATAATGTGCAGATCTGGAAATACACAACTGGATCACAGAAAGTCATATTTACAATTACATTCATAAACTATATGACCTGTTAGCAATATACAGATCTGATGTTCCATAATGAAATAGCTAACATGTTGAGTTGTATGTCAAAGGAACACAATATTCTAATCTAAGTACATCTATACAACTCATGATGTAGTAAGAAAATCATTATTAATAAATGTAGTaatcaaacacatggaagaaAAGTAAATGTGACCATCAATAGGTTAACCAACAGATTGAGCCTTTTTGACCTTATTAACACAATATACAGGTAACTAATGAGCTAGTCTGACATTGTTTATTTTAAATTTTCTTTCCATCTGTCCTACAGTAGGGCTTGATATGCCTTAATCCCAGATTATGAAGGATCATCATTTAGTGGTGGACTTTCCCTTTGTGTTTATTTGTTATTTGACCTTTTACTTTTTCATCTTAATGTCATTTTTTATGTAGAGAATAATTTGTGGTTTCATATACAGGTTTTACACATGTATTGGTCTCTTAAATAATTTACTTCAAGAATGATTACTACGTAGACTTTAAATCTGTTTTTAATGGATCACACCTTCTAATAGTGATTTGTTCAATGACTTCATTGCTTTGAAGACATTAGTTTGGATACAGTGTAATTCATAATCAGTGAACATCAGTAATGCAACTTCATTAAAACTCTTCATGGATGcttgatatacactaccgttcagaagtttggggtcacttagaaatgtccttgtttttgaaagacaagcaattttttttgtccattaaaataacatcaaattgatcagaaataaagtgtagacattgttaatgttgtaaatgactattgtagctggaaatggttgatttttttatggaatatctaggcgtacagaggcccattatcagaaaccatcactcctgtgttccaatggcacgttgtgttagctaatccaagtttataattttaaatggctaattgatcattagaaaacccttttgcaattttgttagcatagctgaaaactgttgtcctgatttaaagcaataaaactggccttctaaagactagttgagtatctggagcatcagcatttgtgggtttgattacaggctcaaaatggccagaaacaaagacctttcttctcaaactcatcagtctattcttgttttgagaaatgaaggctgttctatgcgagaaattgtcaagaaactgaagatctcatacaatgctgtgtactactcccttcacagaacagagcaaactgtctctaaccaggtagaaagaggagtgggaggccccggtgcacaactgagcaagaggacaagtacattagagtgtctagtttgagaaacagacacctcccaagtcctcaactggcagcttcattaaatagcatcctcaaaacaccagtctcaacgtcaacagtggagaggcgactccgggatgctggacttctaggcagagtttctctgttcagtgtctgttctttttcccctcttaattttttcttcttattggccagtctgagatagggctttttctttgcaagtCCTCaattacccccaacagcccaactccagtccccctgtacccccaacagcccaactccagtcctcctgtacccccaacagcccaactccagtcctcctgtaccctcaacagcccaactccagtcctccagtaccctcaacagcccaactccagtcctctagtaCCCCCTGTTAGAGCTGATTTGGACATATTTGTATAAAAGACTGAACATACGGAGCTCCATGTATATTTGtgtaaatatattaaatatgAATGTATATGATGGAATATTAGGTACGTACCTTTTTATGATTTATATTTACCTGATTGAGATATATTAATTTGTTAGTGTAACTCAGTTT carries:
- the LOC110518385 gene encoding interferon-induced very large GTPase 1; this translates as MSYHQGAEGGAIPKERCKDGSPYKDLDETMDPDMRPCTTRDPPERAESISSGFLSMKSEQSMDFPLNFKGADSLRNKWPGVMVCDICSEVQAVKFCQTCSVSYCETHIRQHYTIATLQRHTLVDVTGDLGLKLCQHVYSPLEVFCRTDQMMICSQCAETNHKGHDTILLEKKKAGRQRKSFDGDKQKMLASDDVLPPPGDFQVLLLTSDSVSLSWSSPQGVKGPHKFRVIWDCDGETSSTRVKGGYHLKISSLQPGEKYQFSVSTEGEDGRQSRWISASVFTVVPPRDLKVDNLKYTSFTLHWTKAEGMEKVPQRFLISYCSSATDLHAENTEDCHTTFSNLQPGTEYTVSISTVLNNGEESEPVSTTICTILPAPDQLTVDSVDTTSAAVSWNQPPGLDQTQHHYQISYHCPGTEPHITTTSSHSITLSDLQRGTQYSVTVCTVLENGKKSQLVSTTLTTGSCLMELLSKTGLEDHYENKLTLSTVLEINADTTSDEPLTTMQSLPGAFLKKLMMANVNARSVKCLITDQEASYDDVDNLDTDSDTSDVINPLDLITALFLCSDGFLQQEMVQKMSMCQFAVPLLLPNCDTEQITLMLWALRDIVKKFRSSSQTSTKAFVEDRLVVSDIPMVSFVRIGESSLSKSHILNKLFSNPQQYHDTFVHHDMECGDVPLQISDGLVEISWYFPCGNKNTDMFTKPVVVANLRGDIRSFETQFSFLCQTSAAVYIFTDDFEADLKVLEGKITKAELFLVVNSQNKTFRVDTLKKIITNYSINPTNVIVKKKKNDVQLVKTLQSSVGDIIEKSKNRLTIENMVDEAHQFGILVDEDRDECQSARKTADDITRNITDTMKFKHEQLPLQGTIWKELSQLEKERCRLRKAGDKDIEHYKSSLKKKEEELREKQNKCDMSDAMASFILGLSGSGADRSYFLKWMRINLDNLSRQNLSALRDRYKDLCQNSPEKKYQIKDLDKQLSDCSLGLEHFLRELGQLYEASCSLPEDSPQRKRMEHLPGLCAQMLLDGFPIELVDGDASNIPLTWISAVLTQLHTLVDSNSKIRVVTVLGVQSTGKSTLLNTMFGVQFAVSSGRCTRGAFMLLIKVNKELKEELKCDFIMVIDTEGLKSPELAQLDDSHEHDNELATLVIGLSDVTIINIAMENSTEMKDILQIVVHAFIRMKEVGKKPICHFVHQNVSDMSAHDNNMRDRKKLLEQLNEMTQAAARMEKKENITKFTDVMEYDPDTSSCYIPGLWHGTPPMAPVNVGYSEAVYDLKKSLMQDLIKCQSNDDMTHFLKWTQSLWEAVKFEKFIFSFRNSLVAVAYSRLCSEYSGWEWAFQKNMYSWMVGAETKISNIIMTDQHPQRSIRDVLQDLMIEASMKMSLGEKEIQDNLVKYFEKQDGHVNLVEKYKEDFMSSAKTLRRETENTVKNKLQGAVEIKEGMTELNKIKSSQTSTMEKKVLTLLQNCKKKESVLSDAALSEEFENMWKETLSEIYFKGLPRRDVAQDAFLMLNGNLSTRGGHVNSMLVRNNLVDCGKREFSVESEGLGKIFGGLVKHWDTNHYRKKLLELCDDIITQCQLFITQKVESKTDYHDTYIKELLNKIDVTLQQHKNVKISEECEVSLKLHICGRAAIEFQKMHDDFIEVNDPRKCLEQSKSKYLTEFRDLFHNRDQCL